In a genomic window of Spirosoma agri:
- a CDS encoding RagB/SusD family nutrient uptake outer membrane protein: MNKLKILALTVAFSGFMASCKEQLDVKNPNQPSSAALKSETGLVSFGEGFYITGFKDVKYYDGVPGYFWSGAIGNHELMGDVIGTDIANVFINQIGAPNQITLDDGTILLNPNSPNKQIDFIRITANVNSTGFQNSTYYEWAYMYNMNNAANTILTNIDAVTFTGAADTKKGVLKAWAYWWKGYAYSRIGSMYYAGIINDKANGEALNGTNGNYVAKETMITEANKSFDAASTILAGLTVNSDYTATMEGLIPSFNRVGRGGVLSPAMWIRNINTMKARNLLVNTRVSAMTAAQWAELITLTTNGVQASDFVFTGRSNTAGDFLAPTTGTVSAKTTGAGNTYKITERLIQDFKTGDLRFTNNFRRRTAPYIGETSRGNSFFTRYDLINRGAAGSEGSASVISYSNTNAGGYELYLASSYEENQLMRAEALINTGKIEDGLALIDEVRKAQGAGLAAVAGTSLTLDAAKEELRRERRIGLLFRALSFYDARRWGLLETGRKGAVALSRTGVVSTNATITYGYLDYWDVPDNEIVYNPPTSGSAPTKNPKAN, from the coding sequence ATGAATAAGCTAAAGATACTTGCCTTGACGGTGGCGTTCTCCGGGTTCATGGCATCCTGTAAAGAACAACTGGACGTTAAAAACCCCAACCAGCCATCGTCAGCAGCATTGAAAAGTGAGACGGGTTTAGTCTCCTTCGGGGAAGGTTTTTACATAACCGGTTTCAAAGACGTAAAATACTACGATGGCGTTCCGGGTTATTTCTGGTCGGGAGCCATTGGCAATCACGAATTGATGGGCGACGTGATCGGAACGGATATTGCCAACGTCTTCATCAATCAGATTGGGGCTCCGAATCAGATCACGCTCGACGATGGTACGATCCTGCTGAACCCGAACTCGCCGAATAAGCAGATCGACTTTATTCGCATTACGGCGAACGTCAACTCGACGGGCTTTCAGAACTCGACGTACTACGAGTGGGCATACATGTACAACATGAACAATGCGGCCAATACGATCCTGACGAACATTGACGCGGTTACGTTTACCGGGGCCGCTGATACGAAAAAGGGCGTACTGAAAGCGTGGGCGTACTGGTGGAAAGGGTATGCCTATTCTCGAATTGGCTCTATGTACTATGCCGGTATCATCAATGATAAGGCAAACGGTGAGGCCCTGAATGGCACGAACGGTAATTACGTGGCCAAAGAAACCATGATTACCGAAGCGAACAAAAGCTTCGATGCCGCTTCGACAATTCTGGCCGGTTTAACCGTCAACTCCGATTACACGGCAACGATGGAGGGACTCATTCCGAGCTTCAACCGGGTTGGCAGAGGGGGTGTGTTATCGCCCGCTATGTGGATACGCAACATCAACACGATGAAAGCCCGGAATCTCCTGGTCAACACCCGTGTTAGCGCGATGACGGCTGCTCAGTGGGCTGAACTTATTACGTTGACAACGAACGGCGTTCAGGCATCTGATTTTGTCTTTACCGGCCGGTCAAACACCGCCGGTGATTTCCTGGCCCCGACGACCGGAACCGTCTCTGCCAAAACAACCGGTGCCGGAAATACATATAAGATTACCGAGCGTCTGATTCAGGATTTCAAGACGGGTGACCTTCGGTTTACGAACAACTTCAGACGAAGAACGGCTCCATACATTGGTGAAACGTCGCGCGGAAATTCGTTCTTTACCCGCTACGACCTGATCAATCGGGGTGCTGCTGGTTCAGAAGGAAGTGCATCCGTTATCTCGTATTCAAATACGAATGCAGGTGGGTATGAATTATACCTGGCGAGTTCGTACGAAGAAAACCAGTTGATGCGCGCCGAAGCGTTGATCAACACGGGCAAAATCGAAGATGGTCTTGCCCTGATCGATGAAGTGCGTAAGGCGCAGGGCGCAGGTCTGGCTGCCGTTGCCGGTACGAGCCTGACCCTGGATGCGGCTAAAGAAGAACTTCGTCGCGAACGGCGCATTGGGTTACTGTTCCGGGCACTGTCTTTCTACGATGCCCGCCGTTGGGGATTGCTGGAAACAGGTCGGAAAGGGGCTGTCGCGCTTAGCCGCACCGGTGTCGTTAGTACGAACGCAACCATCACGTATGGCTATCTTGATTACTGGGATGTACCCGATAACGAAATCGTTTACAACCCGCCAACCAGCGGAAGCGCACCAACGAAAAATCCAAAGGCGAATTAA
- a CDS encoding SusC/RagA family TonB-linked outer membrane protein: MIRKLLLSFLLVCSTWAFTWAQGRTVTGKVSSAEDGTTLPGVSVVVKGTTTGAVTDGEGNYSIAAPARGALVFSFIGMATKEVEIGANSVVNVSLTSDTKQLSEVVITGVGVATDKRKIGISVEAVTAKDLPQTPSASVDQALIGKIPGAQITSRSGTPGADVNILLRGINTINRGTQPMILIDGIQMGATSLQTIDLNSIERVEVVQGAAAATIYGAQGANGVIQLFTKKGKNGQMNIDFSSSIAQNTFLNNGGLSKAQLHAFATDANNNIIGSSGRPIVYDAVNGVYSENVQYNSTDPTATNSKPYDANLQYHDHFDYFFKPANTINNSIAITGGSPKADFGLSVSNSHQESNIRDNGYWDRSNLSANIGAQLARGLTLRSITQLAYTKSTLKSLDRTILYSLLNAYPLADFDLTTTDGSIPLSMNQTIGINASNPSYRQAYTRNNDNKVDIIQNLNLNYKFPKYVDLDLKYGLNYQTQNRDLEYMNQANNANNKFWLTQGTTNYISNYNTTNTGDLTKYVNSKVFQNFLASATASFDFKDDFHLNLPIKSTTQVLFDWRNSKVKEYTSASIGLPAAYAPYNAANTTSWRVYRDYLEPFITYGYLINQRFEIGEFAGFSGGFRSDYSSAFGQGSKPFTFPRGDAYLRLSSLKFWENSAVNNFLPELKLRAAYGQAGIQPQPFDRYVTITPTTVGNTTAFYYANGQPNPALGVEVSEELELGTDMVFSLFKGSNWLNAIALSATYWNRKTKDAIYQIDVAPSVGLGKLTDNAFTLGSNGLQMSLNSTVYQGANFKWNTTVNFGKQTSEILAVRGDAPIVVTSNAGSTNYVLKAGEKIGQLYGYKTIHSVDARDANGNPFIATADQENYTLASNGFVVNKATKQPYFTADKFSFGDPNPKFNMSFIQDVTFKNFLTFGVQFDWVNGNHLYNQTKEWMYRDGIHSDYTKPFTIDGQTGAWTAFYRGIYAQRTANGTKDYFYEDASFLRLRNISVGIDFAKVFKIPAVKRLQLVLSGRNLWTLTKYTGFDPEISSGTSNSAWDRGTDHSTMPNFKSYQAALNFGF, encoded by the coding sequence ATGATAAGAAAATTACTTTTGAGCTTCTTGCTAGTGTGCTCAACGTGGGCTTTTACCTGGGCTCAGGGACGGACTGTTACCGGTAAGGTATCCTCCGCCGAAGATGGCACCACACTTCCCGGTGTATCCGTAGTTGTAAAAGGAACCACCACCGGTGCCGTCACCGATGGAGAGGGTAATTATTCGATAGCGGCCCCGGCAAGAGGTGCGCTGGTGTTCTCCTTCATCGGCATGGCCACCAAAGAAGTTGAGATTGGGGCGAACTCGGTCGTGAACGTTAGCCTGACAAGTGATACCAAACAACTGTCGGAAGTTGTTATCACCGGGGTTGGCGTGGCTACCGACAAACGGAAAATTGGTATCTCGGTTGAAGCGGTCACGGCTAAAGATCTACCCCAGACGCCGTCAGCTTCGGTCGATCAGGCGCTGATCGGTAAAATTCCGGGTGCCCAGATCACCAGCCGGAGCGGTACGCCCGGTGCGGACGTAAACATCCTGCTGCGTGGTATCAACACGATCAACCGGGGTACGCAGCCTATGATCCTGATCGATGGTATTCAGATGGGCGCTACCAGTCTGCAAACGATCGATTTAAACTCCATCGAACGCGTTGAGGTCGTACAGGGTGCGGCTGCGGCTACGATATACGGGGCGCAGGGTGCCAATGGTGTTATCCAGTTGTTCACCAAAAAGGGGAAGAACGGTCAGATGAACATCGATTTTTCGTCGAGCATTGCCCAGAATACCTTCCTGAATAATGGCGGCCTGAGCAAAGCGCAATTGCACGCGTTTGCTACCGATGCCAACAACAACATTATTGGCTCATCGGGCAGACCAATCGTGTATGATGCAGTCAACGGCGTTTATTCCGAGAACGTACAATACAACTCGACGGACCCGACGGCTACCAACAGCAAGCCATACGACGCCAATCTGCAATACCACGATCACTTCGATTATTTCTTCAAACCGGCTAATACGATCAACAATAGTATCGCCATCACGGGTGGTAGTCCGAAAGCCGATTTTGGCCTGTCTGTTTCCAATAGCCACCAGGAAAGTAACATTCGGGATAATGGTTACTGGGATCGGAGCAATTTATCCGCTAACATCGGTGCACAGTTAGCCAGAGGGCTTACCCTGCGGTCGATCACGCAGTTAGCCTATACGAAGAGCACGCTGAAATCACTGGACCGGACTATTCTGTACAGCCTGCTGAATGCCTATCCATTAGCTGACTTCGACCTGACAACTACAGATGGGTCTATTCCGCTGAGTATGAACCAGACGATCGGTATCAACGCGTCTAACCCATCGTACCGGCAGGCGTATACCCGTAACAACGACAATAAGGTCGACATCATTCAGAACCTGAACCTTAACTACAAGTTTCCAAAATACGTTGATCTGGATTTGAAATACGGATTGAACTACCAGACCCAAAACCGTGATTTGGAGTACATGAACCAGGCCAACAACGCCAACAACAAATTTTGGTTAACGCAGGGAACGACGAACTATATTTCTAATTACAACACCACGAACACCGGTGATCTGACGAAGTACGTAAATAGTAAAGTGTTCCAGAACTTCCTGGCTTCGGCTACGGCTTCTTTCGATTTTAAAGATGATTTTCACCTGAATCTTCCGATCAAATCGACTACGCAGGTCTTGTTCGACTGGCGTAATAGTAAGGTGAAAGAGTACACGAGCGCATCCATTGGCCTGCCCGCTGCCTACGCACCGTATAACGCGGCCAACACAACCTCATGGCGTGTGTACCGTGACTATCTGGAACCATTCATCACCTATGGTTATCTGATCAACCAACGGTTTGAAATTGGTGAATTTGCTGGTTTCTCGGGTGGTTTCCGGAGCGATTATTCGTCTGCGTTCGGTCAGGGTTCCAAGCCCTTTACGTTCCCTCGTGGCGACGCGTATCTGCGGTTGTCATCCCTGAAATTCTGGGAGAACAGCGCCGTGAATAATTTCCTGCCTGAGTTGAAACTACGCGCAGCTTACGGTCAGGCGGGTATCCAGCCGCAGCCCTTCGACCGGTACGTAACCATTACACCAACAACAGTAGGTAACACTACGGCATTCTATTATGCAAACGGACAGCCTAATCCGGCGCTGGGCGTAGAGGTATCGGAAGAACTCGAACTTGGAACCGACATGGTATTCAGTTTATTCAAGGGTAGCAACTGGTTGAACGCCATTGCCCTGTCGGCTACGTACTGGAATCGGAAAACGAAAGACGCCATCTACCAGATTGACGTAGCGCCTTCTGTCGGCCTGGGTAAGCTAACGGATAATGCCTTTACCTTGGGTTCGAATGGTCTTCAGATGTCGTTGAACTCAACGGTTTATCAGGGGGCTAATTTTAAATGGAATACAACCGTCAACTTTGGGAAGCAGACTTCTGAGATCCTTGCTGTTCGGGGTGATGCACCGATCGTGGTTACGTCCAATGCCGGTAGTACGAACTACGTGTTGAAGGCGGGTGAAAAAATCGGTCAGCTTTATGGTTACAAAACCATCCATAGTGTCGATGCGCGGGATGCGAATGGTAACCCATTCATTGCCACGGCCGATCAGGAAAATTACACCCTGGCCAGCAACGGGTTCGTCGTCAACAAAGCAACGAAACAACCTTACTTCACGGCGGACAAGTTCAGCTTTGGCGATCCAAACCCGAAATTCAACATGTCGTTTATCCAAGATGTGACCTTCAAGAACTTCCTGACGTTTGGCGTTCAGTTTGACTGGGTGAACGGTAACCACCTCTACAACCAGACGAAAGAATGGATGTACCGGGATGGTATCCACAGCGATTACACGAAGCCCTTCACCATCGATGGCCAAACGGGTGCCTGGACGGCTTTCTACCGGGGTATCTACGCACAACGGACAGCCAATGGCACCAAAGATTATTTCTACGAAGATGCTTCATTCCTGCGGTTGAGAAACATCTCGGTTGGTATCGACTTTGCGAAAGTGTTCAAGATTCCGGCAGTTAAACGCCTGCAATTGGTCCTGTCGGGCCGTAATCTCTGGACGCTCACCAAGTACACCGGTTTCGATCCGGAAATTAGCTCGGGAACGTCGAACTCGGCCTGGGATCGGGGAACCGATCACAGCACGATGCCAAACTTCAAGTCGTACCAGGCTGCTTTAAACTTTGGTTTTTAA
- the rimM gene encoding ribosome maturation factor RimM (Essential for efficient processing of 16S rRNA), whose amino-acid sequence MTKDDCYQVGHITKTHGVSGELVLYLDVDNAAEYADLESVLLEVKGELIPYFIESIAIVKGSRAIVAFEDIDSMEQAERLINCGAFLPLDELEPITDETRFYFHEIVGFQIVDATEGPLGIVRGVYAMNAQDLIAMDYQEKEVLIPINSDIVRTVDRANKKLNVALPDGLLAIYMEDDAKEKPDDQTDRSPDDTDED is encoded by the coding sequence ATGACAAAGGACGATTGCTACCAAGTAGGCCATATAACCAAGACGCACGGTGTCAGCGGTGAATTGGTGCTGTATTTAGACGTTGACAATGCCGCCGAGTACGCCGATCTGGAATCGGTATTACTGGAAGTGAAGGGCGAGTTGATTCCTTATTTTATTGAGTCGATTGCTATCGTGAAAGGTAGCCGGGCAATCGTTGCGTTTGAGGATATCGATTCCATGGAGCAGGCCGAACGGCTTATTAACTGCGGAGCCTTTCTGCCACTCGATGAGCTGGAGCCGATCACGGACGAAACCCGGTTTTATTTCCACGAAATCGTTGGTTTTCAGATTGTTGATGCGACGGAAGGGCCATTGGGTATCGTTCGGGGGGTGTATGCTATGAACGCGCAGGATTTGATCGCGATGGATTACCAGGAAAAAGAAGTGCTGATTCCCATCAACAGCGATATTGTCAGAACCGTGGATCGGGCAAATAAGAAACTGAATGTTGCCTTACCAGACGGTCTGCTGGCGATTTACATGGAAGACGACGCTAAAGAAAAACCAGACGATCAGACTGACCGTAGCCCAGACGATACCGATGAGGATTGA
- a CDS encoding transglycosylase domain-containing protein, giving the protein MTYSQRKAIRIAGWVFLSIFLLGCVGAGIAYSKRESLLQTALERAIRKAKRDYKLDVRIGSARFTGLSSVAFTDISVVPEERDSLARIQRVEVAVRFWPLLAGKVGLSGMTLENGLIQVTKRDSLTNIDFLLRKERDSTKTESSKRTDLSNVAENLIDNILSKIPDDLSISNLEFRGMDNKDTISLLTQTATIKDEDVTSTLKLNKDQATWHVTGTADPADREYDLALYADNKPLELAYIQKRFKLKLQADTVRAQLRDVDRAGDEFRLEGAGSVRNLRINHEAIARTDVFVPKASIDANLFVGENYVGVDSSSVLQLGEVSARPFVKYTLKPTKVYDVQLHTDQLNAQSLFNSFPQGLFESLEGMQVTGKLKYDMAFHLDMSLPDSVKFNSGLTPDGFRVLKMGRTDFAAINHPFVYTPYEKEKPVRPIVVGPDNPNYTPLNQISPDLRNALLTSEDYNFFTHKGFNEKAFRVSIATNIKEKSFKRGASTISMQLVKNAFLSRNKTLSRKVEEILIVWLIENEHIVPKDRMYEVYLNIIEWGRNIYGIGEAARYYFAKSPAELNLGESIFLAFVVPRPKRALDWFLPDGTLQTRNVRGYFRLIGKIMARRGLTTPDSGAYGFYDVRLREGLRRQIAPVDSLFQTDSLMTEPTDELDGDLEEGNGIGNFFRRLFKGNKSDRDNNRTDEQPTVQPDRSEAIPSEQAPADTVKTRKQLRQERRERKRREKEEQQLQNGTGNP; this is encoded by the coding sequence ATGACGTATAGTCAACGTAAAGCCATCAGAATCGCTGGCTGGGTATTTCTAAGTATATTTTTGTTAGGCTGTGTAGGGGCGGGTATTGCCTACTCCAAACGGGAGAGCCTACTCCAAACCGCGCTTGAGCGGGCCATTCGAAAAGCAAAACGAGACTACAAGCTCGATGTTCGGATTGGATCGGCCCGATTTACGGGCCTGAGTTCAGTGGCGTTCACCGACATTTCGGTCGTTCCCGAAGAACGGGATAGCCTGGCCCGTATTCAGCGGGTGGAAGTGGCCGTTCGCTTCTGGCCACTGCTGGCCGGGAAAGTGGGTCTGTCGGGTATGACGCTTGAAAATGGGCTGATCCAGGTCACGAAGCGCGATTCGCTGACGAATATCGATTTTCTGCTTCGTAAGGAACGTGATTCGACAAAAACCGAGAGCAGTAAACGCACCGACCTATCGAACGTAGCGGAGAATCTGATCGACAATATTCTGTCCAAAATTCCCGATGATCTGAGTATCAGCAATCTGGAATTTCGGGGTATGGACAATAAAGATACGATCAGTCTGCTTACGCAAACGGCCACGATAAAAGACGAGGACGTTACCTCTACGCTGAAGCTCAATAAAGATCAGGCGACCTGGCACGTTACGGGTACGGCTGACCCCGCCGACCGCGAATATGATCTGGCCCTCTACGCGGATAACAAGCCGTTGGAGTTGGCTTATATTCAAAAGCGATTCAAGCTGAAACTACAGGCCGACACGGTTCGGGCGCAGTTGCGCGATGTCGATCGGGCGGGTGACGAGTTCCGGCTCGAAGGGGCCGGTTCGGTGCGTAACCTTCGTATCAACCATGAAGCCATTGCCCGTACGGATGTTTTTGTGCCCAAAGCGTCGATAGACGCCAACCTGTTCGTCGGCGAGAATTACGTCGGGGTAGACAGTTCATCGGTTCTTCAACTGGGCGAGGTTAGCGCACGGCCCTTCGTTAAATACACGCTAAAACCGACCAAGGTATACGACGTGCAGTTGCATACCGATCAGTTGAACGCCCAGTCGTTATTCAACTCGTTCCCGCAAGGGCTGTTCGAATCGCTGGAAGGTATGCAGGTGACGGGCAAGCTCAAATACGATATGGCTTTCCATCTGGATATGTCGCTACCCGATTCGGTGAAATTTAATTCAGGACTTACACCGGACGGATTTCGCGTGCTGAAGATGGGGAGAACCGATTTTGCCGCGATTAATCATCCATTCGTGTACACGCCTTACGAGAAAGAAAAACCCGTTCGGCCTATTGTCGTGGGCCCCGATAATCCCAACTACACACCACTGAACCAGATTTCTCCGGACCTGCGTAACGCGTTGCTGACCTCGGAAGATTACAATTTCTTTACCCACAAAGGGTTCAACGAGAAAGCGTTCCGGGTATCGATTGCGACCAATATCAAAGAGAAATCCTTCAAACGGGGAGCCAGTACGATTTCGATGCAGTTGGTTAAGAACGCGTTTCTGAGCCGGAATAAGACCCTTTCCCGCAAAGTTGAGGAGATTCTGATCGTCTGGCTCATCGAAAATGAGCACATTGTTCCTAAAGACCGGATGTATGAAGTCTACCTGAACATTATTGAGTGGGGGCGAAACATTTACGGTATTGGTGAAGCGGCCCGGTATTATTTCGCCAAAAGCCCGGCTGAGCTGAACCTTGGTGAGAGTATTTTCCTGGCCTTCGTAGTACCAAGGCCCAAACGCGCGCTCGACTGGTTTTTACCCGACGGCACCTTGCAGACCCGTAATGTGCGTGGTTATTTCCGGCTCATTGGCAAGATCATGGCCCGGCGTGGCCTGACTACGCCCGATTCAGGAGCTTATGGTTTCTATGACGTACGGCTGCGCGAGGGCCTACGCCGTCAGATTGCCCCTGTCGATTCACTGTTCCAGACCGATAGTCTGATGACCGAGCCAACCGATGAACTGGATGGCGACCTCGAAGAAGGGAACGGGATCGGCAATTTTTTCCGTCGTTTATTTAAAGGAAACAAGAGCGACCGCGACAATAATCGCACCGACGAGCAACCCACGGTTCAGCCGGATCGCAGCGAAGCGATCCCCAGCGAACAGGCTCCTGCTGACACGGTTAAAACGCGCAAACAGCTTCGTCAGGAACGCCGGGAACGTAAACGCCGGGAAAAAGAAGAACAGCAGTTGCAGAACGGTACCGGTAATCCATAG
- the trmD gene encoding tRNA (guanosine(37)-N1)-methyltransferase TrmD, which produces MRIDIITCLPRLLDSFFAHSILQRAQQGGYVEVVVHDLRDFTADKHRRVDDYAFGGGAGMVMQIEPIARCIRSLQNERAYDEIIYMTPDGERLNQQMTNILSLRQNLIILCGHYKGVDERVRELFVTKEVSIGDYVLSGGELAAAVLSDAIIRLLPGVLNDETSALTDSFQDNLLAPPVYTRPAEFEGHQVPAILLSGHEAKIDEWRHEQALERTRQRRPDLLE; this is translated from the coding sequence ATGAGGATTGATATCATTACCTGTCTGCCCCGGCTACTCGACAGCTTTTTCGCGCATTCCATTTTGCAGCGGGCGCAACAGGGAGGTTATGTCGAGGTCGTCGTGCACGACCTGCGCGATTTTACGGCTGATAAACATCGACGTGTCGACGATTATGCGTTTGGTGGGGGAGCGGGTATGGTGATGCAGATCGAACCGATTGCCCGCTGTATCCGATCGTTGCAGAACGAACGCGCCTACGACGAGATCATTTACATGACGCCCGACGGCGAACGGCTGAATCAACAGATGACTAACATATTATCACTGCGCCAGAATCTGATCATTTTGTGTGGTCATTACAAAGGTGTTGACGAGCGCGTACGGGAGTTATTTGTTACCAAAGAAGTCAGCATTGGCGATTACGTCTTGTCGGGGGGCGAACTGGCTGCGGCTGTGTTGTCCGATGCGATCATTCGGCTTCTGCCGGGCGTGTTGAACGACGAAACCTCGGCACTAACCGATTCATTTCAGGATAATCTATTGGCCCCACCCGTCTATACCCGTCCGGCTGAGTTCGAAGGACATCAGGTGCCCGCTATTTTGCTGTCTGGCCACGAAGCTAAAATCGACGAGTGGCGGCACGAACAGGCGCTGGAACGAACGCGCCAACGACGACCGGATTTACTGGAGTAA
- a CDS encoding 30S ribosomal protein S16, with protein sequence MAVKIRLSRRGRKRMAIYDIVVAESTSPRDGRFIEKIGSYNPNTDPSTVVLKSDRAVYWLMVGAQPTDTARSVLSHEGIMYRKHLQVGVNKGAITQDQADDKYSTWKDDKESRKAGAADTKTQTKEQVRAERLEAERKVNEARAEAIAKKNKVEEPVAEPVAEAPAEAAADETPATEAAAQEATPTAEEAPAAE encoded by the coding sequence ATGGCTGTTAAAATCCGTTTATCGCGTCGTGGACGCAAGAGAATGGCGATATATGACATCGTCGTGGCCGAATCAACATCGCCCCGTGATGGCCGATTCATCGAAAAAATCGGTTCATATAATCCCAACACTGACCCTTCGACGGTCGTTTTGAAGTCGGATCGGGCTGTGTATTGGCTTATGGTTGGTGCTCAGCCGACGGATACCGCTCGTTCGGTATTGTCACACGAAGGCATCATGTACCGCAAGCACCTGCAAGTGGGCGTTAACAAAGGCGCTATCACGCAGGATCAGGCTGATGATAAATACTCAACCTGGAAAGATGACAAAGAGAGCCGTAAAGCAGGAGCTGCCGATACTAAAACTCAAACCAAAGAGCAGGTTCGCGCCGAGCGTCTGGAAGCTGAGCGTAAAGTAAACGAAGCGCGTGCCGAAGCGATCGCTAAGAAAAACAAAGTTGAAGAGCCCGTCGCTGAGCCTGTTGCCGAAGCACCCGCAGAAGCGGCTGCCGACGAAACACCAGCTACCGAAGCGGCTGCCCAAGAAGCGACTCCAACAGCGGAGGAGGCTCCTGCTGCGGAATAG
- a CDS encoding DUF4403 family protein encodes MSRFSVVRSACLGLLIITSISCQPSADRLNPKAPKEAYNTTEMEVRNERFLSTVHVPVSIALGDVERQINAQVNGLIYEDNSLDDNNKDNFMTKVWKRGTIIINAQDSLFHFTVPLKIWAKAGITVLGFTQYKETEFEIDLRFKTKFDLDPDWSVHTQTQADGYGWVRRPTVSVIGLNIPITNIVGRLIDKNLGTITKTLDQQIRRNIDLRTPVLKAWNTLREPYLVSEKYRTYLQVVPKRVLITPLRFEGRTIRATIGIEGFTLTTTGAKPDVRSVVSLPDLTVVSQVKDDFQIGLLSEASYQEATRLVADEFVGKSFSFNEDRYKITVTSIEMYGQNNNLIIKAGLKGTINGDVYLRGRPYYDAASQTISLKDLAYDLDTKNILQQSASWLLKGTFARTLEKQFTIPVGSQIADMQKLLGEKLRNNQLTKGVVVNGRIDEIRPDQVYLTPTALLAVVNARGRIDVKVDGLQ; translated from the coding sequence ATGAGTCGTTTTTCAGTGGTTCGTTCAGCGTGTCTTGGGCTGTTGATCATCACTAGCATTAGTTGCCAGCCTTCGGCTGATCGTCTAAACCCAAAAGCACCTAAAGAAGCCTATAATACTACCGAAATGGAAGTCCGTAACGAACGCTTTTTGTCTACTGTACACGTGCCTGTATCCATTGCGCTTGGGGATGTTGAACGCCAGATCAATGCGCAGGTTAACGGGCTGATCTATGAAGACAATAGCCTCGATGACAACAACAAAGACAACTTCATGACGAAGGTCTGGAAGCGGGGCACCATCATCATCAATGCGCAGGACAGCCTGTTTCATTTTACGGTTCCCCTGAAGATCTGGGCCAAAGCGGGCATAACGGTATTGGGGTTCACTCAGTACAAAGAAACCGAATTCGAGATCGATCTGCGGTTCAAAACCAAATTTGACCTTGATCCCGACTGGTCTGTTCACACCCAGACGCAAGCGGATGGATACGGCTGGGTACGTCGGCCAACCGTGAGTGTCATCGGTTTGAATATTCCTATAACGAACATCGTCGGGCGGCTGATCGATAAGAACCTGGGCACGATCACCAAAACGCTCGATCAGCAGATCCGCCGGAATATCGACCTCCGAACGCCCGTATTAAAAGCCTGGAACACCCTACGCGAACCATATCTGGTTTCCGAAAAATACCGAACGTATTTGCAGGTTGTGCCCAAGCGCGTGCTCATTACGCCCCTTCGGTTTGAGGGGCGTACTATCCGGGCTACGATTGGTATCGAAGGGTTTACCCTGACAACGACTGGTGCCAAACCCGATGTTCGTTCGGTCGTGTCGCTGCCTGATCTAACGGTGGTATCGCAGGTGAAGGACGATTTTCAGATCGGTCTGCTCAGTGAAGCCAGCTACCAGGAAGCAACCCGCCTTGTTGCCGACGAATTTGTGGGCAAATCGTTCTCGTTCAACGAAGATCGGTACAAAATCACGGTGACGAGTATAGAAATGTATGGACAGAATAACAACCTGATCATTAAAGCCGGTCTGAAAGGAACGATCAACGGAGATGTTTATCTGCGCGGACGACCCTATTATGATGCCGCCAGTCAGACCATTTCGCTCAAAGACCTCGCCTATGATCTGGATACGAAAAACATTCTCCAGCAATCAGCCAGCTGGTTGTTAAAAGGCACCTTTGCCCGGACGCTGGAAAAGCAGTTCACGATTCCGGTTGGTTCGCAGATTGCCGACATGCAGAAGCTTCTCGGGGAAAAACTCAGGAATAACCAATTGACCAAAGGAGTTGTCGTCAATGGCCGGATTGATGAAATTCGTCCCGATCAGGTTTATCTAACCCCAACTGCCCTGTTGGCCGTAGTGAATGCCCGTGGCCGAATCGACGTGAAAGTGGACGGATTACAGTAA